Proteins encoded within one genomic window of Halocatena marina:
- the purQ gene encoding phosphoribosylformylglycinamidine synthase I: protein MIAVLQFGGSNCDRDAVRALSQLGLTAKRVWHEDELPDETDGILLPGGFSYGDYLRAGAMAARSPAMSAVREQAENGVPVLGICNGAQIGCETGLTPGAFTTNESARFQCERVHLRIENDQTPWTSAFEQGDVISLPIAHGEGRFEITDDRLAELKDENRILFRYCDADGAVTDSANPNGSTDNVAGVSGKRDTTAVLMPHPERAALPELHGTDGQGVLNGFKVASTPS, encoded by the coding sequence ATGATTGCTGTCTTGCAGTTCGGTGGGAGCAACTGCGATCGTGATGCCGTCCGAGCGCTTTCACAGCTCGGGTTGACGGCCAAACGTGTCTGGCACGAAGATGAACTCCCCGACGAAACCGATGGAATCCTCCTTCCGGGTGGATTTTCCTACGGCGATTACCTCCGTGCCGGTGCGATGGCTGCTCGCTCTCCCGCGATGAGTGCTGTCCGAGAACAGGCCGAGAATGGTGTCCCTGTCCTTGGTATCTGCAATGGCGCACAAATCGGCTGTGAGACGGGATTGACGCCTGGAGCGTTCACCACGAACGAGAGCGCGCGTTTTCAGTGCGAGCGCGTTCATCTCCGGATCGAGAACGACCAGACGCCGTGGACGAGCGCGTTTGAGCAGGGTGACGTTATCTCTCTCCCAATCGCTCACGGTGAGGGTCGTTTCGAGATCACGGACGACCGGCTAGCGGAGCTAAAAGACGAGAATCGAATCCTCTTTCGGTACTGTGACGCGGACGGAGCGGTCACCGACAGTGCAAATCCGAATGGGTCGACCGACAACGTCGCTGGTGTCAGTGGCAAGCGCGACACCACGGCGGTGTTGATGCCTCACCCTGAGCGTGCAGCGCTCCCAGAACTGCATGGAACTGATGGACAAGGCGTCCTCAACGGATTCAAGGTAGCCAGTACGCCATCGTGA
- a CDS encoding NUDIX hydrolase gives MTNSDDLAWETLDARTAYECPGFTITNESVRLPDGTESDFDYLTEPAAVVVLPFTTDAEVVIIDEWRQAVSRVNRSLPTGGVEPDDENLEAAARRELREETGYEADRMEQLCSIEPANGIANSVLHYFVAHDCESTSEQELDFNESIRVRTTTIDKLLNAISTDEVQDGRAVLGVLYYQMYAAGSVGR, from the coding sequence ATGACCAACAGCGACGATCTCGCGTGGGAGACACTCGATGCGCGCACAGCGTATGAGTGCCCGGGATTCACCATTACGAACGAATCGGTGCGACTCCCTGACGGTACCGAATCGGATTTTGACTACCTGACCGAACCTGCGGCTGTTGTCGTACTCCCGTTCACAACCGATGCAGAGGTAGTCATCATCGATGAGTGGCGACAGGCGGTCAGTCGCGTCAACCGGAGCCTGCCAACGGGAGGCGTCGAGCCAGACGATGAGAATCTCGAAGCCGCCGCCCGCCGAGAACTCCGTGAAGAGACCGGTTACGAGGCGGATCGGATGGAACAGTTGTGCTCTATCGAACCGGCGAACGGGATCGCAAATTCGGTCCTTCACTACTTCGTTGCCCACGATTGTGAATCAACTAGCGAACAGGAACTCGACTTCAACGAATCAATTCGAGTACGGACAACGACGATCGATAAACTTCTGAACGCCATTTCGACCGATGAGGTACAAGATGGCCGCGCTGTACTCGGTGTTCTTTACTATCAAATGTATGCTGCGGGGTCAGTTGGCCGTTAG
- the cofG gene encoding 7,8-didemethyl-8-hydroxy-5-deazariboflavin synthase subunit CofG — MDGGGVHGVKFDESAVDRLLSVTPADVEPAPALSFARNVFIPLTTACRYTCTYCTYYDPPGQASLMSPEEIRRTVRMGADAGCTEALFTFGDDPDDRYTQIHEQLTEWGHESIHSYLHEACEIALEEGLLPHSNPGDQTRAQMATVADVNASMGVMLETTADVQVHGGSRAKSPEQRLNTIRVAGELGVPFTTGILVGIGETWRDRAESLLAIRTLHEQYGHVQEVLVQNVVPNERWRNDPVPVATMRRAVAMARVALPETVSIQVPPNLSPVRELLDCGVDDLGGVSPVTDDYINPDYAWPALAELRDIANEAGVPLDERLPVYERYVDDGWLSSTIETAINAENEAGERFRDVMRN, encoded by the coding sequence ATCGACGGCGGTGGTGTACATGGAGTTAAATTTGATGAGTCGGCTGTCGATCGTCTGCTGTCGGTCACTCCCGCCGATGTCGAGCCAGCACCCGCGTTGAGTTTTGCGCGGAACGTCTTCATTCCACTCACGACAGCGTGTCGGTACACCTGCACGTACTGTACGTACTACGATCCACCGGGACAGGCCTCGCTCATGAGTCCAGAGGAGATCCGTCGCACTGTCCGCATGGGTGCAGACGCCGGTTGTACCGAGGCACTGTTCACGTTTGGTGACGACCCTGACGATCGATACACACAGATCCACGAGCAGTTGACCGAATGGGGACACGAGTCAATCCACTCGTATCTGCACGAAGCGTGTGAAATCGCACTTGAGGAGGGACTCCTCCCTCACTCGAATCCCGGCGACCAGACACGAGCGCAGATGGCCACCGTCGCGGATGTGAACGCGAGTATGGGCGTTATGCTGGAAACAACGGCGGACGTACAAGTCCACGGCGGTTCACGAGCGAAATCACCGGAACAACGGCTGAACACGATCCGTGTCGCTGGCGAACTCGGCGTTCCATTTACCACTGGCATCCTCGTCGGTATCGGGGAGACGTGGCGCGACCGAGCTGAGAGCCTTCTTGCAATTCGAACATTGCACGAGCAGTACGGACACGTTCAGGAAGTCCTCGTCCAGAACGTTGTGCCAAACGAGCGTTGGCGTAACGATCCTGTTCCGGTAGCAACGATGCGCCGTGCCGTTGCGATGGCGCGTGTTGCCCTTCCGGAGACTGTGAGTATACAAGTTCCACCGAACCTTTCGCCCGTTCGGGAACTGCTTGATTGCGGTGTTGATGATCTTGGTGGCGTATCGCCCGTCACGGACGATTACATCAACCCAGATTATGCGTGGCCCGCGCTGGCAGAGTTGCGTGATATCGCAAACGAAGCCGGTGTCCCACTCGACGAACGGCTACCAGTGTACGAACGATACGTCGATGATGGGTGGCTTTCCTCGACGATCGAAACGGCGATCAACGCTGAAAACGAAGCAGGTGAACGATTCCGAGACGTGATGCGGAATTGA
- a CDS encoding Rrf2 family transcriptional regulator codes for MTDDTPSDNFEDINKVVSDEWESETTPYERVRHVIAHTYSPASAETVAEEAQTSPKTARKHLNALADEGFVGTTTGKHGGTIYQRSSESLVVEQAADILKHISTDELVTRITEMRDQLNDYRAEYGVDSPEELTIEQTNHSLAETDSDQSDVDAETLQDWQTTRRNLAFANAALSIANAERFVDGDARTTDDSVPV; via the coding sequence ATGACTGACGACACCCCCTCGGACAACTTCGAGGACATCAACAAGGTGGTTAGCGATGAGTGGGAGTCAGAGACAACACCCTACGAGCGCGTTCGTCACGTTATCGCCCACACCTATTCACCTGCGTCGGCCGAGACTGTCGCCGAAGAGGCACAGACTTCACCGAAGACAGCACGGAAGCATCTGAACGCACTCGCTGACGAGGGGTTCGTTGGTACCACAACGGGGAAGCATGGTGGGACGATCTATCAGCGGTCATCAGAGTCACTCGTCGTTGAGCAGGCCGCAGACATACTCAAACACATCTCAACTGATGAACTTGTTACACGCATCACAGAAATGCGTGATCAACTCAATGACTACCGGGCAGAATACGGCGTCGACTCACCCGAAGAGTTGACCATCGAACAGACAAATCACAGCCTCGCTGAGACCGACTCAGACCAATCCGATGTCGACGCTGAAACGCTCCAAGACTGGCAGACGACACGGCGAAATCTCGCATTTGCGAATGCCGCACTCTCAATTGCGAACGCCGAACGATTTGTTGACGGTGACGCACGAACAACTGATGATAGTGTCCCCGTCTAG
- a CDS encoding DoxX family protein yields the protein MGERNHQKESNERQTPDSIQKPGATANATNNTDSKSPYLVMPFLIFLVTCFILRALGTLGVETVDSWHTSVRVALAVMFIFTSTTHFTSNRDALVRMVPHSVPYPKQVVTVTGIAELVGAVGLLWPVTDRIAGFGLAALLVVLFPANIVAVRNEVAIHGKPPTPLWIRLPIQLVWIASLLWVTW from the coding sequence ATGGGCGAGAGAAATCATCAAAAAGAGAGCAACGAGAGGCAGACCCCAGACAGCATCCAGAAACCGGGAGCAACAGCAAATGCCACCAACAACACCGATTCAAAAAGTCCGTATCTCGTGATGCCGTTCCTGATATTCTTAGTGACATGCTTCATTCTTCGTGCGCTGGGCACACTCGGTGTGGAAACGGTGGATTCGTGGCATACTTCCGTCAGGGTAGCGTTGGCTGTGATGTTCATTTTCACGAGTACGACTCATTTCACTAGCAATCGAGACGCACTCGTGCGCATGGTACCTCACAGCGTGCCGTATCCAAAGCAAGTAGTAACGGTGACAGGCATCGCTGAGCTCGTCGGCGCGGTTGGATTGCTCTGGCCTGTCACCGACCGGATCGCGGGATTCGGACTCGCCGCGTTGCTCGTGGTGTTGTTCCCCGCTAATATCGTGGCTGTACGAAACGAAGTAGCAATCCACGGAAAACCACCGACACCTCTCTGGATTCGCCTGCCGATCCAACTGGTGTGGATCGCATCGCTCCTCTGGGTGACGTGGTAA
- the cofC gene encoding 2-phospho-L-lactate guanylyltransferase yields the protein MQVLVPYRVDEPKTRLAPVLDDEERREFSRLMLADVLAAVRSAGYDPTVLSTAPLSGGDCVDERPLTVAVNSHLEPNTAVVMADLALATPSVLGELFETNEDVVLAPGRGGGTNAIVARHPQFRVDYHGASYRDHVEICKAIGASVRTIDSYRLGTDIDEPADLAEVLLHGDGRAADWLDDRFELSTSNGRTGVKRY from the coding sequence ATGCAGGTTCTCGTTCCCTATCGCGTCGACGAGCCGAAAACACGGCTCGCCCCCGTACTCGACGACGAGGAGCGACGCGAATTCTCTCGCCTCATGCTCGCGGATGTCCTCGCTGCCGTCCGCAGCGCGGGCTACGACCCGACGGTTCTATCGACGGCACCGCTTTCTGGTGGGGACTGCGTCGATGAGCGTCCATTGACGGTTGCAGTGAACAGTCATCTCGAACCGAATACGGCGGTCGTGATGGCGGATCTTGCGCTCGCAACTCCGTCAGTGCTTGGAGAACTCTTCGAAACGAACGAAGACGTGGTTCTCGCTCCCGGACGTGGTGGTGGAACGAACGCGATCGTCGCTCGCCATCCCCAATTCCGGGTCGATTATCACGGTGCTTCGTACCGTGATCACGTGGAGATCTGTAAAGCGATCGGAGCCAGCGTGCGGACGATTGACTCGTATCGCCTCGGTACCGATATCGACGAACCGGCTGATCTCGCGGAAGTGCTCTTACACGGTGACGGACGGGCGGCCGACTGGCTCGACGACCGGTTCGAACTGAGCACCTCGAACGGACGAACTGGTGTCAAACGATACTGA
- a CDS encoding J domain-containing protein yields the protein MSDSYYDCLGVEPDASEAEIEAAYREVVKQIHPDKSDSSDTKDRFMRVQEARAVLMDPIKRAQYDQRRTSNTEKQTQDTNREQDQAHDDRQQSQNQEPQQHRHQQEDWQRQYSDEKRRSKSYQSRTRTSNQADNRNEPDRKRRRNRASARTGYSQHGASAPILEWVITLIESVHRTGRTFLRMVRCPSVRSVDRVLLRSLITSPTGVRLGTTIAFVFVLSIGVRLFGYSPNESPSLGLMLLLIALIGSYAGYELLVSHPNYGSQIQKRTRNRKRTRTRTRVQPQEQHSSSGSRRIWPIAVTNLLGVSLVAGAIVSDAPTGGVVFTGVLLFPFVVPLLIYSGVLLPTVRFQRTTKILTYVVSDVHRLLSITAAIGVVIVVFTQWGIQTPNLLDSWAMTTSSPWIQSFTIGPIYLGLFVNFVVGITMYSCVLWSMYAMFRYLTAAPWTDRFDYGYRIRPGTWNLLVAGPFVVVTWMVLEGVPTISIPLGASTLTLTQQRSLVALFFLPTVLTVLYIVRRRLEWILHTQPRRE from the coding sequence ATGTCTGATTCGTATTATGACTGTCTCGGCGTCGAACCGGATGCTTCTGAAGCGGAGATCGAGGCAGCCTACCGCGAAGTGGTGAAACAAATACATCCGGACAAGAGCGACAGTTCCGATACTAAAGATCGATTCATGCGGGTGCAGGAGGCACGGGCGGTGTTGATGGATCCGATAAAGCGGGCTCAGTACGACCAACGCCGCACATCAAATACCGAGAAACAAACACAAGATACGAATCGAGAACAGGATCAAGCGCACGATGATCGTCAGCAGAGCCAAAATCAAGAGCCACAGCAACACCGTCACCAACAAGAAGATTGGCAGAGACAGTACAGCGACGAGAAACGACGATCCAAATCGTATCAATCACGGACACGAACGAGCAACCAAGCAGACAATAGAAATGAACCAGACCGCAAGCGTCGACGCAATCGTGCATCGGCGAGAACTGGTTATTCACAGCATGGTGCTTCTGCTCCGATCCTAGAATGGGTGATAACATTGATCGAGAGCGTCCACCGGACAGGACGAACATTTCTGAGAATGGTTCGGTGTCCAAGCGTTCGTTCGGTAGATCGTGTACTGCTCCGTTCACTCATCACCTCGCCAACAGGTGTTCGTCTCGGAACAACGATCGCGTTCGTATTCGTGCTCAGTATCGGTGTTCGATTGTTCGGATATTCACCGAATGAATCGCCGTCACTCGGTCTCATGCTCCTCCTTATCGCGCTTATCGGGAGCTATGCTGGATACGAGCTTCTCGTCTCACATCCAAACTACGGATCACAGATACAGAAACGGACACGAAATCGAAAACGGACACGGACACGGACGCGAGTGCAACCGCAGGAGCAACACTCCTCGAGTGGTAGCCGGCGTATTTGGCCGATTGCTGTAACAAATCTACTCGGTGTCAGCCTCGTTGCTGGTGCGATCGTCAGTGACGCACCAACTGGAGGTGTCGTATTCACTGGAGTGTTGCTCTTTCCGTTCGTCGTTCCACTGTTGATCTACAGTGGTGTGCTGCTACCGACGGTACGGTTTCAGAGAACGACGAAGATACTCACATACGTAGTCAGCGATGTGCACCGTTTGCTGAGTATAACGGCAGCGATCGGGGTCGTGATCGTCGTATTTACCCAGTGGGGGATACAGACGCCTAATCTACTGGATTCGTGGGCAATGACGACATCCTCACCGTGGATTCAGAGCTTCACAATCGGACCGATCTATCTGGGATTGTTTGTGAACTTTGTCGTTGGGATCACGATGTATTCGTGTGTTCTCTGGAGTATGTACGCGATGTTTCGGTACTTGACCGCTGCACCGTGGACTGACCGATTCGATTACGGATACCGCATCAGACCCGGGACGTGGAATTTGCTGGTTGCCGGCCCGTTCGTCGTCGTCACGTGGATGGTTCTCGAAGGCGTTCCTACGATCAGTATACCACTCGGCGCTTCGACGCTCACTCTTACCCAACAGAGATCGCTTGTTGCGTTGTTTTTCCTCCCAACGGTGCTAACAGTCTTATACATCGTCCGACGCCGTCTCGAATGGATACTTCATACGCAGCCGAGACGAGAGTAA
- a CDS encoding succinylglutamate desuccinylase/aspartoacylase family protein, whose translation MPGARHGRRAFLATAAAVGAGIVSVSRVKATGAGGLKNACTRRDKGTKEHTLPIDLPDLSNAIDVDLDIEIIDSGVEGPTAFVVGGLHGDEEAGVIASHSITNWSPDAGQIVVLPEANPVAIENNTRGNDLGDLNRKFRFGQLPSTKLAQSIWNAVSAADPDILLTLQESRGIRNKYPSGVGQTVFSSPGRNTSDAASLGLKRANRTIGSQKLKFGTGPISGPNRAPNGLLAEKAAYEAGIPSFIVETFENVNKKARVSWQKKIVGGILDYYDIYD comes from the coding sequence ATGCCAGGGGCACGGCACGGTAGACGGGCATTCTTAGCAACAGCAGCCGCAGTCGGAGCCGGAATCGTGAGTGTCAGTCGGGTGAAGGCAACGGGTGCTGGAGGACTCAAAAATGCGTGTACTCGCCGTGATAAGGGTACAAAAGAGCACACACTGCCGATCGATCTCCCAGATCTGTCCAATGCGATCGATGTTGATCTCGACATTGAGATCATTGACAGCGGTGTGGAGGGACCAACAGCGTTCGTTGTTGGTGGTCTTCATGGGGATGAGGAGGCTGGAGTCATTGCGTCACACAGTATTACGAACTGGAGTCCAGATGCCGGACAGATCGTAGTACTTCCCGAAGCAAATCCGGTTGCTATCGAGAACAACACTCGTGGGAACGATCTCGGTGACCTGAACCGGAAATTCAGATTCGGTCAACTTCCGTCCACGAAGCTCGCGCAATCGATCTGGAATGCGGTTTCTGCGGCTGATCCAGATATTTTGTTGACGCTTCAGGAATCGCGCGGTATCCGTAACAAATACCCATCGGGTGTGGGACAAACAGTCTTCAGCTCGCCCGGACGAAACACCTCTGATGCCGCTTCGTTGGGTCTCAAGCGTGCGAACAGAACAATCGGTAGTCAGAAACTCAAGTTTGGTACTGGGCCTATCAGTGGGCCAAATCGCGCGCCGAACGGACTGCTCGCGGAAAAGGCCGCCTATGAGGCAGGAATTCCGTCGTTCATCGTTGAGACATTCGAAAACGTAAACAAGAAGGCACGAGTCAGCTGGCAGAAGAAGATTGTCGGTGGCATTCTGGACTACTACGACATCTACGATTAA
- the cofH gene encoding 7,8-didemethyl-8-hydroxy-5-deazariboflavin synthase subunit CofH, whose translation MVENRPTNVPDPNEFDFAYRAETDQSFENALEKARSGERLSIDDGVELLTTGTEFDGIDLERKERVLEAADRRRAEVVGEEVTFVANLNNNVTTACNTGCLFCNFKDPAGEFESEGDRRTDGFTKTPDESRRIVENAIDRGIYEVCSVSGLHPALALDAEHREILKANGGPNYKPASAYRIDPTTYIEQISAMSVGDIHVHSMTPEEAAHAKRGTEWSYEHVYKRLCDAGLDSVPGTAAEILVDEVRDVICPNKINTDDWLAAMSASASVGLDTTATIMYGHVENEMHRIMHLDRVRELQDRTGAITEFVPLSFIHYDTPLYDEGMVTAGATRDEDELMIAVSRLYLDSIENIQSSWVKFGDELGLKLLSCGANDFMGTILSEEITKRAGGQFGEFRSVSEYVEMITSIGRIPVERSTDYRKQRIIDPEERPMGPMLGPAADGTPLLDDYSVVADD comes from the coding sequence ATGGTTGAGAACAGACCGACGAACGTTCCGGACCCAAACGAGTTCGACTTTGCGTACAGGGCTGAAACCGATCAGTCATTCGAAAACGCCCTCGAAAAGGCCCGGAGTGGCGAGCGTCTCTCTATCGATGACGGTGTCGAGCTTCTCACGACCGGTACGGAGTTCGACGGCATCGATCTGGAGCGAAAAGAGCGTGTTCTCGAAGCCGCAGATCGTCGCCGAGCCGAAGTCGTCGGAGAAGAGGTGACGTTTGTGGCAAATCTCAACAACAACGTAACCACTGCGTGTAACACCGGCTGTCTGTTTTGCAATTTCAAAGATCCAGCTGGTGAGTTCGAGTCCGAAGGAGACAGAAGAACGGACGGCTTCACAAAGACGCCTGATGAGTCGCGTCGCATCGTCGAAAACGCAATCGACCGTGGGATCTACGAAGTCTGTTCAGTCAGTGGGCTCCATCCCGCGCTCGCACTCGATGCGGAGCACCGAGAGATCCTCAAAGCAAACGGTGGGCCAAACTACAAACCAGCCAGTGCGTACCGGATCGACCCAACGACGTATATCGAGCAGATTTCGGCAATGAGTGTGGGTGATATCCACGTCCACTCGATGACACCAGAGGAAGCCGCCCACGCAAAGCGTGGCACCGAGTGGTCGTACGAACACGTCTACAAGCGATTGTGTGATGCTGGTCTCGATTCTGTGCCGGGGACCGCAGCAGAAATTCTCGTCGACGAGGTGCGCGATGTCATCTGTCCGAACAAGATCAATACGGACGATTGGCTCGCTGCGATGAGTGCAAGCGCGTCGGTCGGACTGGACACAACTGCGACCATCATGTACGGACACGTCGAAAACGAGATGCACCGCATCATGCATCTCGATCGAGTACGCGAGCTACAGGATCGCACCGGTGCGATTACCGAATTTGTCCCGCTCTCGTTCATCCACTACGATACGCCGTTGTACGATGAAGGGATGGTGACTGCGGGTGCAACGAGAGACGAGGACGAGCTGATGATCGCCGTCTCGCGCCTGTATCTCGACTCCATCGAAAACATCCAGTCATCGTGGGTGAAGTTTGGCGATGAGCTTGGTCTGAAGCTCCTCTCATGCGGTGCAAACGACTTCATGGGCACCATTCTCTCCGAAGAAATCACGAAACGTGCTGGCGGCCAATTCGGTGAGTTCCGATCCGTCAGCGAGTACGTGGAGATGATCACCTCAATCGGCCGTATCCCCGTTGAGCGCTCGACAGACTACCGCAAACAACGGATTATCGATCCCGAGGAGCGACCGATGGGGCCGATGCTCGGCCCAGCGGCCGACGGAACACCACTACTTGACGACTACAGCGTAGTGGCTGATGATTGA
- a CDS encoding phosphoribosylaminoimidazolesuccinocarboxamide synthase, producing MTSVKDFRVDKAATPDRLGRGWFVFTDDYSVFDWGTMPDQIPEKGESLCVMGAATFELLEADGIETHYRGVLDKGGPSSLDTVTRPPREMAIDLTRVPELPHEGQQYDYDAFHAAAGENYLIPLEIVFRNRVPVGSSLRSRTTPEEVGLDQEQWPDESVDLPEPVIEFTTKYEESDRQLSQEEADHIAGQADVDDLESIAQDVNEIITQHASEVGLHHEDGKIECLYYDGEIRVADVAGTFDENRFSYEEQQLSKEVLRQYHKRTQSDWIDAVNQAKQDAIDRDIADWRTICSVEPQPLEQDVIDAVSDLYTAGANRYLDRELFDAPPLSAAIETIEEL from the coding sequence ATGACGAGCGTTAAGGATTTCCGCGTCGACAAGGCGGCGACGCCGGACCGCCTCGGACGCGGGTGGTTCGTCTTCACCGACGACTATTCAGTCTTCGATTGGGGAACGATGCCCGACCAGATCCCAGAGAAGGGCGAGAGCCTTTGTGTGATGGGTGCGGCTACCTTCGAACTGCTTGAGGCTGACGGCATCGAGACCCATTATCGTGGCGTGCTCGATAAGGGTGGGCCATCGAGTCTCGATACGGTCACCCGTCCTCCGCGAGAGATGGCCATTGATCTCACCCGTGTTCCTGAATTACCTCATGAAGGCCAGCAGTACGACTACGATGCGTTCCACGCAGCAGCAGGAGAGAACTACCTCATACCGTTAGAAATCGTCTTCCGAAATCGGGTACCTGTCGGATCGAGTCTCCGATCGAGAACCACACCAGAGGAAGTCGGTCTCGATCAGGAACAGTGGCCCGATGAGTCGGTTGATCTCCCCGAACCGGTCATCGAATTTACGACAAAATACGAGGAGTCGGATCGACAGCTCTCACAGGAGGAAGCCGATCACATCGCGGGACAAGCAGATGTTGACGATCTCGAATCGATCGCACAAGACGTAAACGAGATCATCACACAACACGCCAGCGAAGTAGGGCTTCACCACGAGGACGGGAAGATCGAGTGTCTGTATTACGACGGCGAGATCCGCGTTGCCGATGTCGCTGGAACGTTTGATGAGAATCGCTTTTCCTACGAGGAACAGCAACTCTCGAAAGAGGTGCTCCGACAGTACCACAAACGTACACAGTCCGACTGGATCGATGCTGTCAATCAGGCAAAACAAGATGCGATCGACCGCGATATCGCCGATTGGCGGACGATCTGCAGCGTCGAACCACAACCGCTCGAACAGGACGTCATCGATGCGGTCTCTGATCTCTACACTGCAGGAGCAAACCGCTATCTCGATCGGGAATTGTTCGATGCACCACCGCTTTCAGCGGCTATCGAAACGATCGAAGAACTGTGA
- the purS gene encoding phosphoribosylformylglycinamidine synthase subunit PurS: MAAYTATVTVRLKRGVLDPEAETTKRALSRLGFELEELRTADRFEIDLEAESSEAAVRRAEEMAERLLANPTIHDYEAVVEER, translated from the coding sequence ATGGCCGCGTATACGGCGACTGTGACCGTCCGTCTCAAGCGGGGTGTCCTCGATCCAGAGGCAGAGACAACGAAACGTGCGCTTTCCCGTCTCGGGTTCGAGTTAGAGGAGCTTCGCACTGCGGACCGATTCGAAATCGATCTCGAAGCTGAATCGAGTGAGGCTGCTGTCAGACGTGCCGAGGAGATGGCGGAGCGTCTCCTTGCGAATCCCACCATTCACGACTACGAAGCTGTGGTCGAGGAGCGATGA